From a single Raphanus sativus cultivar WK10039 chromosome 3, ASM80110v3, whole genome shotgun sequence genomic region:
- the LOC130509646 gene encoding uncharacterized protein LOC130509646 — protein sequence MNEMDTKSCSKSIGSVSEAVIVVSDVKGETSNSVSDHVLVEEQNENKPQHGVGCSNVSAHAVHEEVANNVTAVSCHESDSSTKAKDKEFHVVDLSGGGESDNGQRICRICHFGSDQTPDRVSGKSVNVELIQIGCKCKNELGLAHFHCAEAWFKLRGNSVCEICGSSALNVPVRLTEEEWSEIRDTTMDEGRRRGTGQSCCIFMVFLLTIILLHWFFKKMSTYYQNPSI from the exons ATGAATGAAATGGACACGAAAAGTTGTTCAAAATCGATTGGATCTGTGTCTGAGGCTGTGATTGTAGTCTCTGATGTGAAGGGTGAGACGAGTAACTCTGTCTCAGACCATGTGTTGGTTGAAGAACAGAATGAGAATAAACCGCAACACGGTGTTGGATGCAGTAACGTTTCAGCTCATGCTGTTCACGAGGAAGTTGCAAATAACGTTACTGCGGTAAGCTGTCACGAGAGCGATTCATCAACAAAAGCAAAAGACAAGGAGTTTCACGTGGTTGATCTGAGCGGTGGAGGAGAAAGTGATAACGGACAAAGAATCTGCAGAATCTGTCACTTTGGTTCTGATCAAACGCCAGATAGAGTCTCTGGCAAGTCGGTAAATGTAGAGTTGATTCAGATTGGTTGCAAATGCAAAAACGAGCTTGGCCTTGCGCATTTTCATTGCGCTGAAGCTTGGTTCAAGCTAAGAGGAAACAG TGTATGTGAAATCTGCGGTTCTTCAGCACTGAATGTTCCAGTAAGGTTGACGGAGGAGGAGTGGAGCGAAATAAGGGATACTACAATGGATGAAGGAAGAAGACGTGGGACTGGACAGTCTTGCTGCATCTTCATGGTTTTTCTGCTCACTATCATTCTGCTTCATTGGTTTTTCAAGAAGATGAGTACTTACTATCAAAACCCATCTATTTAA
- the LOC108847503 gene encoding subtilisin-like protease SBT3.16 yields MGFTSLTVSNHWKHIALVFICSVLILKIALVSSANQESQIYTVHLGKRQHDDPKLVTDSHHDILKLLLGSKKASRESMIYSYRHGFSGFSAKLTQSQSRELSEHPDVVHVTRSKHMKLATTRASDYLGLTPSTPTGLLHETDMGSETIIGILDTGIWPDSKSFDDNGLGPIPTRWKGRCVSGEGFNASSCNRKLIGAKYYAKGLLEKYNGTYKEAEKHEIISPLDIDGHGTHCASTAVGSFVKNASYFGLGSGTARGSAPRARIASYKVCWNKKEGCFIPDILKAIDHAIRDGVDVLSLSLASTIPLDFEVDRSDFAIGAFHAVMKGIPVVCGGGNDGPHAQTISNVAPWIITVAATTMDREFFTPITLGNNVTILGQEALYTGKEVGFTDIIYMDDLTADDFKAGKAKGKILFSFETKPTNPADPADIEDFTKSNGVVGLIIASQPYDSIQSGTMDVPYVYVDFEIGMDIMLYLQTTKFPKAKISPTKSFVGRPFSTKVARFSSRGPNSISPAILKPDLAAPGSGILAAVPSEEGYGFKTGTSMATPIISGIVALLRQKHPDWSPAAIRSALVTTALQTDPFGEPISAEGSPRKLADPFDYGGGLVNPGKVADPGLVYDMGYYEYAHYLCSAGYKNKSISKLLGKMYTCPSPTPSMLDVNVPSITIPYLSEEIIITRTVTNVGPVGSVYKAVIEPPLGIKLQVSPETLEFGPNTKKITFTVKVSTTHRRNTDYFFGSLTWTDNGAHNVRIPLSVRTRLF; encoded by the exons ATGGGGTTTACTTCTCTGACTGTATCAAACCACTGGAAGCATATTGCACTTGTGTTTATATGTTCAGTATTAATCTTGAAGATAGCCTTGGTTTCTTCTGCCAATCAGGAAAGCCAG ATTTACACGGTGCATTTGGGGAAGAGGCAACATGACGATCCTAAACTTGTTACTGATTCACATCATGATATTCTCAAATTGCTTCTTGGAAG CAAAAAAGCTTCCCGGGAGTCTATGATTTATAGTTACAGACATGGCTTCTCAGGCTTTTCAGCGAAGCTCACACAATCTCAATCAAGGGAACTCTCAG AGCATCCGGATGTTGTTCATGTAACGAGAAGCAAGCATATGAAGCTGGCAACAACAAGGGCGAGTGATTACTTGGGACTCACTCCATCCACTCCAACTGGTCTCCTCCATGAAACCGATATGGGAAGTGAAACAATCATAGGAATCCTGGACACGGGAATATGGCCAGATTCAAAGTCATTTGACGACAACGGTCTTGGACCAATCCCGACACGTTGGAAGGGACGATGTGTTTCAGGAGAAGGGTTCAACGCATCAAGCTGCAATAGAAAGTTGATCGGAGCTAAATACTACGCAAAGGGTCTCCTCGAAAAGTACAATGGGACTTACAAAGAGGCGGAGAAACACGAGATCATATCCCCGTTGGACATAGACGGTCACGGGACCCATTGTGCATCCACTGCCGTGGGTTCTTTCGTCAAGAACGCGAGCTACTTCGGCCTAGGCTCGGGAACAGCCAGAGGCAGTGCCCCGCGAGCCCGCATAGCTTCTTACAAAGTTTGTTGGAATAAAAAGGAAGGGTGTTTTATACCGGATATATTAAAGGCCATAGATCACGCCATTCGCGATGGGGTCGATGTTCTATCGCTCTCGCTCGCAAGCACAATACCGCTTGACTTCGAAGTCGATAGGAGTGATTTTGCTATTGGTGCTTTCCACGCCGTTATGAAGGGAATCCCCGTGGTATGCGGCGGTGGGAACGATGGTCCACATGCACAAACCATCTCCAACGTTGCTCCGTGGATCATAACCGTCGCGGCTACGACCATGGACCGAGAGTTCTTCACGCCCATCACTCTTGGAAACAATGTAACCATACTG GGTCAAGAAGCTCTATACACGGGAAAAGAAGTCGGATTCACTGATATTATTTACATGGACGACTTGACAGCAGACGATTTTAAAGCCGGTAAAGCTAAGGGAAAAATCTTGTTTAGCTTCGAAACAAAGCCAACAAATCCAGCAGATCCAGCAGATATTGAAGATTTTACAAAATCTAACGGTGTTGTTGGCCTCATTATTGCGTCGCAACCATACGACAGTATACAATCGGGAACTATGGATGTCCCTTATGTCTACGTCGACTTTGAAATTGGGATGGACATTATGTTGTATCTCCAAACAACCAA ATTTCCAAAAGCTAAGATCAGCCCTACCAAGTCATTCGTTGGCCGACCATTCTCGACCAAGGTCGCAAGATTTTCGTCTAGAGGTCCCAATTCAATATCTCCTGCCATTCTCAAG CCTGATTTAGCAGCACCAGGTTCAGGTATACTTGCAGCCGTACCATCAGAAGAAGGATACGGATTCAAGACCGGGACATCGATGGCTACACCTATCATTTCAGGAATAGTCGCACTTCTTAGGCAAAAACACCCGGACTGGTCTCCAGCTGCAATCCGATCCGCTCTTGTCACAACCG CATTACAAACGGACCCATTCGGAGAACCTATTTCAGCGGAGGGTTCCCCGCGCAAACTTGCTGACCCATTTGACTATGGAGGCGGCCTTGTGAACCCGGGGAAAGTAGCAGACCCGGGACTTGTCTACGACATGGGCTACTATGAATATGCTCACTACTTGTGCTCCGCAGGCTACAAAAACAAATCCATCTCAAAATTACTTGGAAAAATGTACACTTGCCCTTCTCCAACTCCATCCATGCTTGATGTCAACGTGCCTTCCATCACAATTCCATACCTCAGTGAAGAGATCATTATAACTAGAACTGTGACCAATGTTGGACCGGTTGGTTCAGTTTACAAGGCTGTGATCGAGCCGCCTCTTGGTATTAAACTTCAGGTGAGTCCTGAGACTCTAGAGTTTGGTCCCAACACCAAGAAGATTACATTTACGGTGAAAGTCTCCACGACTCATCGACGGAATACTGATTATTTCTTTGGGAGCTTGACTTGGACTGACAATGGAGCTCACAATGTTAGAATACCTCTTTCTGTGAGAACAAGACTTTTTTAA
- the LOC130510051 gene encoding putative transcription elongation factor SPT5 homolog 2 — translation MAHHHSESDDEDYSYDDDSESEQEEEEEEEPRSSRKKRGRSNPDHSVGSARGKKRKPSGSIFIEDDVIVDDDEVEDEDDVEDGFIEHGEADLGDEDVVGRRHRPFHEPAAFRSRVGAEEYLDFMQEKYSNPRAEYDDEDDYEDGEPTHVDQQALLPSVRDPKLWMVKCAIGREREVAVCLMQKAVDRGSDFKIRSVIALDHLQNFIYIEADMEAHVKEAIKGMRNIFANHKILLVPIREMADVLSVKSKTVELARDTWVRMKLGIYKGDLAQVVDVDDVRRRVTVKLIPRIDLQLLADKQEGSVIVKKKSFVPPPRFMNVDEARELHIRVERRRDRMTGDYFENIGGLLFKDGFLYKKVSTKSISTQNVTPTFDELERFKKSNENGEIDFVDMSTLFANRKKGHFMKGDEVIVVKGDLKNMKGWVEKVDEENVLIRSEMKGLNNPLAVNERELCKYFEPGNHVKVVSGTHKEATGMVVKVDQHVLFILTDTTKQHIRVFADHVVKSAEVTNGVTKMGEYELHDLVLLSNLSFGVIIKLDSEAIQVLKGIPGRTELAIVKHGEIKYKIDKRINVKDRNKNVITVKDVVRVTEGPSKGKQGPVMHIYKGVLFLHDRHNVEHAGFVCVKCSSCVLSGGSYSGADRIVDSFSRLGNSKSPAPVPPSPRRFQRADSGYNSGAGGRHWSGRGGGRGGHDLLVGAYVKVRLGPFKGYRGRIVEVKEKTVRLEHEAKIVTGKLNLPLHTHLVAAC, via the exons ATGGCTCACCACCACTCAGAGTCCGACGACGAAGATTACTCCTATGACGACGATTCCGAGTccgagcaagaagaagaagaagaagaggaaccgagaagctCGCGAAAGAAGCGGGGAAGATCAAATCCAGATCATTCAGTCGGTAGCGCGCGTGGGAAGAAAAGGAAGCCTTCGGGTTCCATATTCATAGAGGATGACGTCATCGTAGACGACGACGAAGTAGAAGACGAGGACGATGTCGAGGACG GTTTCATTGAACACGGTGAAGCTGACCTTGGTGATGAGGATGTTGTTGGCCGTCGTCACAGGCCTTTTCACGAACCGGCGGCGTTTCGTTCTCGCGTGGGTGCTGAAGAGTATCTTGATTTCATGCAAGAAAAGTATTCTAACCCTCGCGCAGAGTATGACGATGAAGATGATTACGAAGACGGAGAGCCTACCCACGTTGATCAACAAGCGCTCTTGCCATCAGTTCGTGACCCCAAGCTGTGGATGGTGAAATGTGCG ATTGGTCGTGAAAGAGAGGTTGCTGTTTGTCTTATGCAAAAAGCCGTGGATAGAGGATCGGATTTCAAGATCAGATCTGTTATTGCGCTTGATCATCTCCAGAACTTTATATACATTGAAGCCGATATGGAGGCTCACGTTAAAGAG GCTATCAAGGGCATGCGGAATATTTTCGCAAATCATAAGATTTTACTTGTCCCTATAAGAGAAATGGCAGATGTTCTTTCTGTAAAGAGTAAGACAGTTGAGCTAGCACGTGACACATGGGTTAGAATGAAACTCGGGATATATAAGGGTGATCTAGCTCAG GTTGTTGATGTTGATGATGTGCGTAGGAGGGTCACAGTCAAATTAATCCCAAGAATTGATCTGCAGCTTCTAGCCGATAAGCAG GAAGGAAGTGTGATTGTCAAGAAGAAATCTTTTGTTCCACCTCCACGCTTCATGAACGTGGATGAGGCAAG GGAACTTCACATACGCGTTGAGCGCCGACGTGACCGGATGACGGGtgattactttgaaaatatcgGTGGTCTGCTTTTCAAAGATGGCTTCCTGTACAAGAAAGTATCAACGAAGTCGATTTCCACTCAGAACGTTACACCAACATTCGATGAACTTGaaagatttaagaaatcaaacgAAAATGGGGAGATCGACTTTGTTGATATGTCCACTTTATTTGCAAATAGGAAAAAGGGTCATTTCATGAAAGGTGATGAGGTTATTGTTGTCAAGGgagatttaaaaaatatgaaggGTTGGGTTGAGAAAGTAGATGAAGAGAATGTTCTTATCAGATCAGAGATGAAAGGTCTTAAT AATCCTCTTGCTGTAAATGAGAGAGAGCTTTGCAAATACTTCGAACCTGGAAATCATGTGAAGGTCGTTTCTGGCACCCATAAAGAAGCAACCGGCATGGTTGTCAAAGTTGATCAGCATGTGCTTTTCATTCTAACTGATACGACCAAGCAACAT ATTCGTGTCTTCGCTGATCACGTCGTGAAGAGTGCAGAAGTGACTAACGGTGTCACAAAAATGGGAGAGTATGAACTTCATGATCTTGTGCTTCTAAG TAACTTGAGCTTTGGAGTTATCATAAAACTTGATAGTGAAGCTATCCAG GTTCTTAAAGGGATTCCTGGAAGAACGGAGCTGGCTATTGTCAAACACGGAGAAATAAAGTACAAAATTGATAAGAGAATCAATGTGAAAGACCGTAACAAAAATGTCATCACGGTGAAAGATGTTGTCAGGGTCACTGAGGGTCCTAGCAAA GGTAAACAAGGTCCAGTTATGCACATCTATAAAggagtgttatttttacatgaCCGGCATAACGTTGAGCACGCTGGATTTGTCTGCGTTAAATGCTCATCTTGTGTTCTTTCCGGTGGATCATACTCTGGCGCTGACAGAATT GTTGATTCTTTCTCAAGGTTGGGCAATTCCAAGTCACCAGCCCCGGTGCCCCCATCTCCAAGAAGATTTCAACGGGCGGACTCGGGATATAACT CTGGAGCTGGAGGAAGACATTGGagtggaagaggaggaggaaggggTGGTCACGATCTTTTGGTTGGTGCTTATGTGAAAGTTCGTCTGGGGCCTTTCAAGGGATATAGAGGTCGTATAGTAGAAGTCAAAGAGAAGACAGTGCGTTTGGAACACGAGGCAAAGATTGTGACAGGCAAGCTCAATCTTCCTCTACACACACACTTGGTTGCTGCATGTTGA